A single Klebsiella variicola DNA region contains:
- a CDS encoding efflux transporter outer membrane subunit, with product MRSIQLLTLSVIFALTGCLSLAPDYQRPAAPVPQQFSLSQNRLVAATAGYQETGWRTFFVDPQVKSLISTALINNRDLRMATLKVQEARAQYRVTDADRYPQLNGDGSTTYGGKLKGDTTTSSDYAAGLNLSYDLDFFGRLKNLSEADRQNFFASEEARRAVHILLIANVSQSYFNQRLAAAQLQVANDTLQNYQQSYAFVEKQLLTGSTTVLALEQARGMIESTRADIAKRQGQLAQANNALQLLLGSYQHLPDDSASSAVDLKGVTLPPSLSSAILLQRPDILEAEHSLLAANANIGAARAAFFPAITLTSSLSGSSSELSSLFNAGSAMWNFIPKIELPIFNAGRNQANLDLAEIRQQQQVVNYEQKIQSAFKEVADALALRQSLADQIAAQERYLASLNITLQRATALYRHGAVSYIEVLSAQRDIFTTRQTLLELNYSRQANEITLFTALGGGWME from the coding sequence ATGCGTTCTATACAGCTACTTACCCTCAGCGTGATATTTGCCTTAACCGGCTGTCTGTCGCTTGCTCCGGACTACCAGCGCCCCGCCGCGCCGGTGCCGCAGCAGTTCTCACTCAGCCAGAACAGACTGGTTGCCGCAACGGCGGGTTACCAGGAGACCGGCTGGCGCACCTTTTTCGTCGACCCGCAGGTGAAAAGCCTGATTAGTACCGCGCTGATAAATAACCGCGATCTACGGATGGCGACGCTGAAAGTGCAGGAAGCCCGCGCCCAGTACCGGGTTACCGACGCCGACCGCTACCCGCAATTGAACGGTGACGGCAGCACCACCTATGGCGGCAAGCTTAAAGGCGACACCACCACCAGCAGCGATTATGCCGCCGGCCTGAATCTCAGCTATGACCTCGACTTCTTTGGCCGGTTGAAAAACCTCAGCGAGGCCGACCGGCAGAACTTCTTCGCCAGCGAAGAGGCCCGGCGTGCGGTGCATATCCTGTTGATTGCTAACGTTTCACAAAGCTACTTCAACCAGCGGCTGGCGGCAGCGCAGTTGCAGGTGGCCAACGACACCTTACAAAACTATCAGCAGTCTTACGCCTTCGTTGAAAAACAGCTGCTGACCGGAAGCACCACCGTGCTGGCGCTGGAGCAGGCGCGCGGGATGATCGAAAGCACCCGCGCCGATATCGCCAAACGTCAGGGCCAGCTGGCGCAGGCCAATAACGCCCTGCAACTGCTGCTCGGCAGCTACCAGCATCTGCCGGACGATAGCGCCAGCAGCGCGGTGGACCTGAAAGGCGTAACCCTGCCGCCGTCGCTCTCCTCAGCGATCCTGTTGCAGCGGCCGGATATTTTAGAGGCCGAACACAGCCTGCTGGCGGCCAACGCCAATATCGGCGCCGCGCGGGCGGCCTTCTTCCCGGCGATCACCCTGACCAGCTCGCTCTCTGGCAGCAGCAGCGAGCTCTCCAGCCTGTTTAACGCCGGCAGCGCGATGTGGAACTTCATCCCCAAAATTGAACTGCCGATTTTCAACGCCGGGCGCAATCAGGCCAACCTCGATCTGGCGGAAATCCGCCAGCAGCAGCAGGTGGTCAACTATGAGCAAAAAATACAGTCCGCCTTTAAAGAGGTGGCCGACGCGCTGGCCCTGCGCCAGAGCCTGGCCGATCAGATTGCCGCCCAGGAGCGCTATCTCGCTTCACTAAATATCACCCTGCAGCGCGCTACTGCGCTCTATCGTCACGGCGCGGTCAGCTACATCGAAGTCCTGAGCGCCCAGCGCGACATTTTTACCACCCGACAAACCCTGCTGGAACTCAACTATTCCCGTCAGGCAAATGAAATCACCCTGTTCACCGCCCTCGGCGGCGGCTGGATGGAATAA
- a CDS encoding CusA/CzcA family heavy metal efflux RND transporter, with the protein MIEWIIRRSVANRFLVMMGALFLSIWGTWTIVHTPVDALPDLSDVQVIIKTSYPGQAPQIVENQVTWPLTTTMLSVPGAKTVRGFSQFGDSYVYVIFEDGTDPYWARSRVLEYLNQVQGKLPAGVSAEMGPDATGVGWVFEYALVDRSGKHDLAELRSLQDWFLKYELKTIPNVSEVASVGGVVKEYQIVVDPMKLTQYGISLGEVKSALDASNQEAGGSSVELAEAEYMVRASGYLQTLDDFKNIVLKTGDNGVPVYLGDVARVQIGPEMRRGIAELNGEGEVAGGVVILRSGKNAREVISAVKAKLASLQSSLPEGVEVVTTYDRSQLIDRAIDNLSHKLLEEFIVVALVCALFLWHVRSALVAIISLPLGLCFAFIMMHFQGLNANIMSLGGIAIAVGAMVDAAIVMIENAHKRLEEWEHQHPGEKLSNDIRWKIITEASVEVGPALFISLLIITLSFIPIFTLEGQEGKLFGPLAFTKTWSMAGAALLAIVVIPILMGFWIRGKIPAENSNPLNRFLIRIYHPLLLKVLHWPKTTLLIALLSILTVIWPLNRVGGEFLPQINEGDLLYMPSTLPGISAAQAADMLQKTDKLIMTVPEVARVFGKTGKAETATDSAPLEMVETTIQLKPQDQWRPGMTMEKIVEELDKTVRLPGLANLWVPPIRNRIDMLSTGIKSPIGIKVSGTNLADIDAIAEQIEGVARTVPGVTSALAERLVGGRYLNIDIQREKAARYGMTVGDVQLFVSSAIGGAMVGETVEGVERYPINIRYPQSYRDSPETLRQLPILTPLKQQIVLGDVAEVKVVTGPSMLKTENARPTSWIYIDARDRDMVSVVHDLQQAIGKEVKLNPGISVSYSGQFELLERANQKLKLMVPMTLMIIFVLLYLAFRRVGEALLIITSVPFALVGGIWFLYWMGFHLSVATGTGFIALAGVAAEFGVVMLMYLRHAIEAEPSLKNPQTFSVDKLDEALYQGAVLRVRPKAMTVAVIIAGLLPILWGTGAGSEVMSRIAAPMIGGMITAPLLSLFIIPAAYKLMWLSRHRGKRSE; encoded by the coding sequence ATGATTGAATGGATTATCCGCCGCTCGGTGGCCAACCGTTTCCTGGTGATGATGGGCGCGCTGTTTCTCAGCATCTGGGGGACCTGGACTATCGTCCACACCCCGGTGGATGCCCTGCCGGATCTCTCTGATGTACAGGTGATCATCAAAACCAGCTACCCGGGACAGGCGCCGCAGATCGTCGAAAACCAGGTCACCTGGCCGCTGACCACCACCATGCTGTCGGTACCCGGCGCCAAAACGGTTCGCGGCTTCTCGCAGTTTGGCGACTCCTACGTCTACGTGATTTTTGAAGACGGCACCGATCCTTACTGGGCGCGCTCGCGGGTGCTGGAGTATCTCAACCAGGTGCAGGGCAAACTTCCCGCCGGGGTCAGCGCCGAAATGGGCCCGGACGCCACCGGCGTCGGCTGGGTCTTCGAGTACGCGCTGGTCGACCGCAGCGGCAAGCACGACCTCGCCGAACTGCGCTCCCTGCAGGACTGGTTCTTAAAATATGAGCTGAAAACCATCCCTAACGTCTCGGAAGTGGCGTCGGTGGGCGGCGTGGTCAAGGAGTACCAGATTGTCGTCGACCCGATGAAGCTGACCCAGTACGGCATCAGCCTCGGCGAGGTGAAATCGGCGCTGGACGCCTCTAACCAGGAGGCGGGCGGCTCTTCCGTCGAACTGGCGGAAGCCGAATATATGGTGCGCGCCAGCGGCTACCTGCAGACGCTCGACGACTTCAAAAACATCGTGCTGAAAACCGGTGACAACGGTGTGCCGGTCTATCTCGGCGACGTCGCGCGGGTGCAGATCGGCCCGGAAATGCGCCGCGGTATCGCCGAGCTTAACGGCGAAGGCGAAGTGGCCGGCGGGGTGGTGATCCTGCGCTCCGGCAAGAACGCCCGCGAAGTGATCTCGGCGGTCAAAGCGAAGCTGGCGTCGCTGCAAAGCAGCCTGCCGGAAGGGGTTGAAGTGGTCACCACCTACGACCGCAGCCAGCTTATCGACCGCGCCATCGACAACCTCAGCCATAAGCTGCTGGAAGAGTTTATCGTCGTCGCGCTGGTCTGTGCCCTGTTCCTGTGGCACGTACGCTCGGCGCTGGTGGCGATTATTTCGCTGCCGCTCGGCCTGTGCTTCGCCTTTATCATGATGCATTTCCAGGGGCTTAACGCCAACATCATGTCGCTGGGCGGAATCGCCATTGCGGTAGGGGCGATGGTCGATGCCGCCATCGTGATGATTGAGAACGCCCACAAGCGGCTGGAGGAGTGGGAACATCAGCACCCGGGAGAGAAGCTCAGCAACGACATCCGCTGGAAAATCATTACCGAGGCGTCGGTGGAGGTCGGCCCGGCGCTGTTTATCAGCCTGCTGATCATTACCCTGTCGTTTATCCCGATTTTCACCCTCGAAGGCCAGGAGGGCAAACTGTTCGGCCCGCTGGCCTTCACCAAAACCTGGTCGATGGCCGGGGCGGCGCTGCTGGCGATCGTGGTGATCCCGATCCTGATGGGCTTCTGGATCCGCGGCAAGATCCCAGCGGAGAACAGCAACCCGCTGAACCGCTTTTTGATCCGCATTTATCACCCGCTGCTGCTGAAGGTGCTGCACTGGCCGAAGACCACCCTGTTGATTGCGCTCCTGTCGATCCTGACGGTTATCTGGCCGCTTAACCGGGTCGGCGGCGAGTTTCTGCCGCAGATTAACGAAGGCGATCTGCTGTATATGCCGTCAACGCTGCCGGGGATCTCCGCTGCGCAGGCGGCGGATATGCTGCAGAAAACCGATAAGCTGATCATGACGGTGCCGGAAGTGGCCCGGGTGTTCGGCAAAACCGGCAAGGCCGAAACCGCTACCGACTCAGCGCCGCTGGAGATGGTAGAGACCACCATTCAGCTTAAGCCCCAGGATCAGTGGCGACCGGGGATGACCATGGAAAAGATCGTCGAGGAGCTGGACAAGACCGTGCGCCTGCCGGGGCTGGCGAACCTGTGGGTGCCGCCGATCCGCAACCGCATCGACATGCTCTCCACCGGCATCAAGAGCCCGATTGGCATTAAAGTTTCCGGCACTAATCTGGCCGATATCGACGCCATCGCCGAACAAATTGAAGGGGTGGCGCGCACCGTGCCGGGAGTCACGTCGGCATTAGCCGAGCGGCTGGTCGGCGGGCGCTACCTCAATATTGATATTCAGCGTGAGAAGGCGGCCCGCTACGGGATGACCGTCGGCGACGTGCAGCTGTTCGTCTCGTCCGCCATCGGCGGCGCGATGGTTGGCGAAACGGTAGAGGGCGTCGAGCGCTACCCGATCAACATCCGCTACCCGCAGAGCTATCGCGACAGCCCGGAGACCCTCCGCCAGCTGCCGATCCTCACGCCGCTGAAGCAGCAGATCGTCCTCGGCGACGTGGCTGAGGTGAAGGTGGTCACCGGACCATCCATGCTGAAGACCGAGAACGCCCGCCCGACCAGTTGGATCTACATCGACGCCCGCGACCGCGACATGGTGTCGGTAGTGCACGATCTGCAGCAGGCCATCGGCAAGGAGGTGAAGCTGAATCCGGGCATCAGTGTGTCCTACTCCGGGCAGTTTGAGCTGCTGGAGCGCGCCAATCAGAAGCTGAAGCTGATGGTGCCGATGACGCTGATGATTATCTTCGTGCTGCTGTATCTGGCGTTCCGCCGCGTCGGCGAGGCGCTGCTGATTATCACCAGCGTGCCGTTCGCCCTCGTCGGCGGGATCTGGTTTCTCTACTGGATGGGGTTCCATTTATCGGTAGCCACCGGGACCGGCTTTATCGCCCTGGCCGGGGTGGCGGCGGAGTTTGGCGTGGTGATGCTGATGTACCTGCGCCACGCCATCGAGGCGGAACCGTCGCTGAAGAATCCGCAGACTTTCAGCGTCGATAAGCTCGACGAGGCGCTGTACCAGGGCGCGGTGCTGCGCGTGCGACCGAAGGCGATGACCGTGGCGGTGATTATCGCCGGCCTGCTGCCGATTTTATGGGGCACCGGCGCCGGGTCGGAAGTGATGAGTCGCATCGCCGCGCCGATGATTGGCGGGATGATCACCGCCCCGCTGCTGTCGCTGTTTATCATTCCGGCGGCATATAAGCTGATGTGGCTGTCCCGGCATCGGGGCAAGCGTAGCGAATAA
- a CDS encoding DUF1294 domain-containing protein — protein sequence MNLNLVCYSLLLLTAVGSALLPYPLAMWFLLSSLLTWLIYGADKLAARKAWRRVPETTLLVLGLAGGWPGAILGQQCFRHKTQKQPFRRWFFVSVALNVAALAGLYVVYTHLLSR from the coding sequence ATGAATCTGAACCTGGTGTGTTATTCCCTGCTGCTGCTCACCGCCGTGGGCAGCGCCCTGCTGCCCTACCCGCTGGCGATGTGGTTTTTACTGAGCAGCCTTCTGACATGGCTTATCTATGGCGCCGACAAGCTGGCGGCGCGCAAAGCCTGGCGACGGGTGCCGGAAACCACGCTGCTGGTGCTGGGCCTGGCGGGAGGCTGGCCGGGGGCCATCCTCGGCCAGCAGTGCTTTCGCCATAAAACGCAAAAGCAGCCCTTCCGGCGGTGGTTTTTCGTCAGCGTGGCGCTGAACGTGGCGGCGCTGGCCGGGCTGTACGTGGTTTATACCCACCTGCTCAGCCGCTAA
- a CDS encoding efflux RND transporter periplasmic adaptor subunit yields MASLTLKNTALILGSMVIGGALTAALYARLSPPHAAAPAAEQQRKVLFWYDPMYPNTRFDKPGKSPFMDMDLVPKYADEGSTAAGAPGVRIDPTQTQNLGVKTAAVTRGPLRYAQTFPANISYNEYQYVIMQARAAGFINKVYPLTVGDKVKQGTPLLELTIPDWVEAQSEYLLLQETGGTATQVEGILERLRLAGMPDDDIRRLKATRKIQTRFTLKAPIDGVITAFDLRAGMNIAKDNVVAKIQGMDPVWVSVAVPESIAWLIKDASQFTIQVPAWPGKTFSISKWTLLPSVDSATRTLQLRLQVNNPDEALKPGMNAYLQLTSESEPMLLIPSKALIDSGSEQRVITVDNEGRFVPKLVQVFHESAGVTAIRSGLQEGEKVVASGLFLIDSEANISGALERMRAQAPGTAAPAAHAH; encoded by the coding sequence ATGGCATCCCTGACACTGAAAAATACGGCGCTGATCCTTGGCAGCATGGTGATTGGCGGCGCGCTTACTGCGGCGCTGTACGCCCGGCTTTCCCCGCCCCACGCTGCCGCTCCGGCGGCCGAGCAGCAGCGTAAAGTGCTGTTCTGGTACGATCCGATGTACCCGAACACCCGCTTCGATAAACCGGGTAAATCGCCGTTTATGGATATGGATCTGGTGCCGAAATACGCCGATGAGGGAAGTACCGCCGCCGGTGCGCCGGGGGTGCGTATCGACCCGACGCAGACCCAGAATCTCGGCGTAAAAACCGCCGCGGTCACCCGCGGGCCGCTGCGCTACGCTCAGACCTTCCCGGCCAACATTAGCTATAACGAGTACCAGTATGTGATTATGCAGGCGCGGGCGGCGGGCTTTATCAATAAAGTCTATCCGCTGACCGTCGGCGACAAGGTGAAACAAGGCACGCCGCTCCTCGAGCTGACCATCCCTGACTGGGTGGAAGCGCAGAGCGAATATCTGTTATTGCAGGAGACCGGGGGCACCGCCACCCAGGTTGAGGGGATCCTCGAACGCCTGCGCCTTGCCGGAATGCCGGATGACGATATCCGCCGCCTGAAAGCCACGCGTAAAATCCAGACCCGCTTTACCCTCAAAGCACCGATCGATGGCGTGATTACCGCCTTCGATCTGCGTGCCGGAATGAACATCGCCAAAGATAATGTGGTGGCGAAAATTCAGGGCATGGATCCGGTGTGGGTCAGCGTGGCGGTGCCGGAATCCATCGCCTGGCTGATTAAAGACGCCTCGCAGTTCACCATTCAGGTTCCCGCCTGGCCAGGAAAAACTTTCAGCATCAGCAAATGGACCCTTCTCCCCAGCGTCGATAGCGCCACCCGCACCCTGCAGCTGCGCCTGCAGGTCAACAACCCGGATGAAGCGCTGAAGCCGGGGATGAATGCCTATCTGCAACTGACCAGTGAAAGCGAACCGATGCTGCTGATCCCGTCAAAAGCGCTGATCGACAGCGGCAGCGAGCAGCGAGTGATTACCGTGGATAACGAGGGGCGCTTCGTGCCGAAACTCGTGCAGGTATTCCATGAATCCGCTGGCGTCACGGCCATTCGCAGCGGGCTGCAGGAGGGTGAGAAAGTCGTCGCCAGCGGCCTGTTCCTGATCGACTCGGAAGCCAATATCTCCGGCGCGCTGGAGCGCATGCGTGCGCAGGCTCCCGGTACCGCGGCCCCTGCCGCCCACGCGCACTGA
- a CDS encoding MerR family transcriptional regulator, which translates to MPYSIGEFARLCGINATTLRAWQRRYGLLKPLRTDGGHRQYSDDDVQQALKILDWVKKGVPVSQVKPLLSRPGARRTNNWLTLQETMLQRLKEGKIESLRQLIYDAGREYPRQELVTEVLRPLRSQVSANVPAIMTLREILDGIIIAYTSFCLEGDKKAPGDNFLITGWHLTDACEIWLEALKRTGQGHRIDVLPVPPAALAPEIFPQRNWLLVTSGKLSAARQRQVELWQQQVVSLEVIPL; encoded by the coding sequence ATGCCTTACTCCATCGGCGAATTTGCCCGACTATGCGGGATAAATGCGACCACGCTTCGCGCCTGGCAGCGCCGCTATGGCCTGCTCAAGCCGCTGCGCACCGATGGTGGTCACCGTCAGTACAGCGATGACGACGTCCAGCAGGCGCTGAAGATCCTCGACTGGGTGAAAAAAGGGGTACCGGTCAGCCAGGTGAAGCCCCTGCTGTCGCGCCCCGGCGCACGGCGCACCAACAACTGGTTGACGTTGCAGGAGACCATGCTGCAGCGGCTGAAAGAGGGAAAAATCGAGTCCCTGCGCCAGCTGATCTACGACGCCGGGCGCGAATATCCGCGCCAGGAGCTGGTCACCGAAGTGCTGCGTCCGCTGCGCAGCCAGGTCTCCGCCAACGTGCCGGCCATTATGACGCTACGCGAAATCCTCGACGGCATCATCATCGCCTATACCTCGTTTTGCCTCGAAGGCGACAAGAAGGCGCCCGGGGACAACTTTCTGATCACCGGCTGGCACCTGACCGACGCCTGCGAAATCTGGCTTGAGGCGCTCAAACGTACCGGCCAGGGTCATCGCATCGACGTTCTGCCGGTGCCTCCCGCCGCCCTGGCGCCGGAGATTTTTCCCCAGCGCAACTGGCTGCTGGTTACCAGCGGCAAACTTTCCGCCGCCCGCCAGAGGCAGGTCGAACTCTGGCAGCAGCAGGTCGTCTCCCTCGAGGTAATTCCGCTCTAA
- the cusF gene encoding cation efflux system protein CusF translates to MNSLSKVALFTLISGTVFAAQAADPHAGMAMHEQPAATQTQSISGKGVIKAIDMDSKKITIAHEAIPAVNWPPMTMRFTITPQTQLNNVKDGDSVDFTFVQQGNLSLLQDIRAN, encoded by the coding sequence ATGAATTCACTCTCTAAAGTCGCCCTGTTCACTCTGATTTCTGGCACGGTTTTCGCCGCCCAGGCTGCCGACCCGCATGCCGGTATGGCGATGCACGAACAACCCGCCGCCACGCAGACGCAAAGCATCAGCGGCAAAGGGGTCATTAAAGCTATTGATATGGATAGCAAAAAAATCACCATCGCCCACGAAGCCATCCCGGCGGTGAACTGGCCGCCGATGACCATGCGCTTCACCATCACCCCGCAGACGCAGCTCAACAATGTGAAGGATGGCGACAGCGTGGACTTCACCTTCGTTCAGCAGGGCAACCTGTCGCTGCTGCAGGATATTCGCGCCAACTAA
- a CDS encoding nuclear transport factor 2 family protein, protein MSTSPSVIRRFVEYYAGLDAQPPAALAALYHPDATLSDPFGQHQGLFAIQRYFTHLLANVEQCRFTIDTPLCDGQRFAVTWTMHWSHPRIAGGETLALPGCSMVDIAGEQILHQRDYYDAGEMIYEHLPLLGWAVRGVKRRVRS, encoded by the coding sequence ATGAGCACCTCGCCGTCTGTGATTCGTCGTTTCGTTGAGTACTACGCCGGGCTGGATGCGCAGCCGCCCGCGGCGCTGGCCGCGCTGTACCATCCGGACGCGACGCTGAGCGATCCTTTTGGTCAGCATCAGGGGCTGTTCGCCATCCAGCGCTACTTTACCCATCTGCTGGCCAACGTGGAGCAGTGCCGGTTCACCATCGACACGCCGCTTTGCGACGGCCAACGGTTCGCCGTGACCTGGACCATGCACTGGTCGCATCCGCGCATTGCCGGTGGAGAAACCCTGGCCCTGCCGGGTTGCTCCATGGTGGACATCGCCGGGGAGCAGATCCTTCACCAGCGCGACTACTACGACGCCGGGGAGATGATCTACGAGCATCTTCCTCTACTGGGCTGGGCGGTGCGCGGCGTGAAGCGGAGGGTGCGCTCATGA
- a CDS encoding lipocalin family protein, with the protein MKLWPVVTGVAIALTLVACKSPTPPKGVQPISGFDASRYLGKWYEVARLENRFERGLEQVTATYGARSDGGISVVNRGYDPVKKRWSESDGKAYFTGAPTTAALKVSFFGPFYGGYNVIRLDDDYQYALVSGPNRDYLWILSRTPTIPAAVKQDYLNTARELGFDVDRLVWIRQTPR; encoded by the coding sequence ATGAAGCTATGGCCTGTTGTCACTGGCGTTGCTATCGCGTTGACCCTGGTGGCCTGCAAATCGCCCACCCCGCCGAAGGGCGTTCAGCCGATTAGCGGGTTTGACGCCAGCCGTTACCTTGGAAAATGGTATGAAGTCGCCCGCCTGGAGAATCGCTTCGAGCGAGGCCTGGAGCAGGTGACCGCCACCTACGGCGCCCGCAGCGACGGGGGGATCAGCGTCGTCAATCGCGGTTATGACCCGGTCAAAAAACGCTGGAGTGAGAGCGACGGAAAAGCCTATTTCACCGGCGCCCCCACCACCGCGGCGCTGAAGGTGTCGTTCTTCGGGCCATTCTACGGCGGCTATAACGTGATCCGCCTGGACGACGACTACCAATACGCGCTGGTCAGTGGCCCCAACCGCGACTATCTGTGGATCCTGTCGCGCACCCCCACCATTCCGGCGGCGGTGAAGCAGGATTACCTGAATACCGCGCGCGAGCTGGGCTTTGACGTCGATCGCCTGGTGTGGATCCGCCAGACGCCGCGCTAG